A window from Pongo abelii isolate AG06213 chromosome 6, NHGRI_mPonAbe1-v2.0_pri, whole genome shotgun sequence encodes these proteins:
- the LOC129060654 gene encoding putative uncharacterized protein FLJ44672 — translation MTSLDQAYASQWPFRPSFCLLAASPGPELPQVGLSRPSSSSWLHLQAHLLPHNNVFPLSSCSAPGGLCRPKTSSHQVLQHTLLSPGGLNRASSCVTVASPGSALASRRSSLAKFLPAFQQPRQAQFLPHIVVIGPSSCLTVASPGPAPVPDRLSRPKSSSSWPLQANLLPHTGFFRPSSCLLAASPGPAPASWWPLQAQLLPPIGLTADSSGPISASLRRPPQAKLLSFSSLYTPSSCHSVAFLGQAYESQGRYQAQLLSHGNLPLVRFLPVSQQPGQAQVLSHTGLYTQLMPHGGLSRPSSFPGMSSPGLKLP, via the coding sequence ATGACCTCTCTAGACCAAGCTTATGCCTCACAGTGGCCATTCCGGCCCAGCTTTTGCCTTTTggcagcctctccaggcccagaacttcctcaagtgggcctctccaggcccagctcttcctcctggcTGCATCTCCAGGCCCACCTCCTGCCTCACAACAATGTGTTTCCACTCAGCTCCTGCTCAGCTCCTGGTGGCCTTTGTAGGCCCAAAACTTCCTCACATCAAGTTCTCCAGCACACACTTCTGTCTCCCGGTGGCCTGAACAGGGCCAGCTCCTGCGTGACAgtggcctctccaggctcagCTCTTGCCTCACGGAGATCATCCCTGGCCAAGTTCCTGCCTGCCTTCCAGCAGCCTCGACAGGCCCAGTTCCTGCCTCACATTGTTGTCattgggcccagctcatgcctcacggtggcctctccaggcccagctcctgtcCCTGACAGGCTTTCCAGGCCAAAATCTTCCTCAAGTTGGCCTCTCCAGGCTAATCTCTTGCCTCACACTGGCTTCTTTAGGCCCAGCTCATGCTTATTggcagcctctccaggcccagctcctgcatcttggtggcctctccaggcccagctcctgcctcccatcGGCCTCACAGCAGATTCTTCAGGCCCAATATCTGCCTCACTGCGGCGCCCCCCCCAAGCCAAGCTCCTGTCTTTCAGCAGCCTCTACACACCCAGCTCCTGCCACTCGGTGGCCTTCTTAGGCCAAGCTTATGAGTCACAAGGGCGTTACCAGGCCCAACTTTTGTCTCATGGCAACCTTCCCCTGGTCAGGTTCCTGCCTGTCTCCCAGCAGCCTGGACAGGCCCAGGTCCTATCTCACACTGGCCTCTACACCCAGCTCATGCCTcatggtggcctctccaggcccagctccttccCTGGGATGTCATCTCCAGGCCTAAAACTTCCTTAA